One part of the Herbiconiux aconitum genome encodes these proteins:
- a CDS encoding bifunctional FO biosynthesis protein CofGH, with protein sequence MPADLPVPTRRKASPPPVVQSFVPNASAIRRALKRADEGVSLNATEAETLLHARGDDLDRLLAAASRVRDAGLEIAGRPGVITYSRKVFIPLTHLCRDRCHYCTFVQTPGGLAKQGKAPFMSPDEVLEVARQGAALGCKEALFTLGDRPEDRWPAAREWLDAHGYDSTIAYLRAMAIRVLEETGLLPHLNPGVMTWEEIQRLKPVAPSMGMMLETTSTRLWTEKGQAHYGSPDKDPALRLRVIEDAGRSNVPFTTGLLLGIGENYEERVDGMFAIRSAARRHGHVQEVIIQNFRAKPATAMMAADDLETQEYVAAVAVTRLVLGPKARIQAPPNLTDARELSLLVRAGIDDWGGVSPLTPDHVNPERPWPHIDDLARLTADAGFTLRERLTAHPHFVRAEEPWIDPRVLPHVRALAAEDGLAVEGRNPVGLPWQEPEWGSSGSGRTELHTEIDTVGRTGDRRSDFDDVYGDWSELREHVGANPGNSTRASGDPAVRSALLRASVDPAGLSDADYLTLLGADGPDLEALAALADEVRRATVGDEVGYVVNRNINFTNVCYTGCRFCAFAQRRNDADAYTLSMEQVGDRVDEAWSIGATEICMQGGIHPDLPGTAYFDLARTVKARQPDIHLHAFSPMEIVNGAARTGLSFRDFLLEAKAAGLDTIPGTAAEILDDDVRWVLTKGKLPAAQWIEIVTAAHQVGLRSSSTMMYGHVDNPTHWVGHLRTLSRLQDETGGFTEFVLLPFIHMNSPVYLAGVARPGPTVQENRAIHAVSRLMLHGRIDHVQTSWVKLGNGGTQQMLQGGADDLGGTLMEETISRMAGADNGSEKTVDELEGMITEIGRVPVQRTTTYGRPTAERVAVAREFASRGFAATGKSLRLLPMA encoded by the coding sequence ATGCCTGCTGATCTGCCCGTTCCCACCCGTCGCAAGGCTTCGCCGCCGCCCGTCGTCCAGTCGTTCGTGCCGAACGCGTCCGCGATCCGGCGGGCGCTGAAGCGTGCCGACGAAGGTGTCTCGCTGAACGCGACCGAAGCCGAGACGCTGCTGCACGCCCGTGGCGACGACCTCGATCGTCTGCTGGCCGCCGCCTCCCGCGTGCGTGACGCCGGGCTCGAGATCGCCGGGCGTCCGGGCGTCATCACCTATTCGCGCAAGGTGTTCATCCCGCTCACCCACCTCTGCCGCGACCGCTGCCACTACTGCACCTTCGTGCAGACCCCCGGCGGCCTCGCCAAGCAGGGCAAGGCTCCCTTCATGTCGCCCGACGAGGTGCTCGAAGTCGCTCGCCAGGGCGCCGCCCTCGGTTGCAAGGAGGCACTGTTCACCCTCGGCGACCGGCCCGAAGACCGCTGGCCCGCGGCCCGCGAGTGGCTGGATGCGCACGGTTACGACTCCACCATCGCCTATCTCCGGGCCATGGCCATCCGCGTGCTCGAAGAGACCGGGCTTCTCCCCCATCTGAACCCCGGGGTGATGACGTGGGAGGAGATCCAGCGGCTGAAGCCGGTGGCTCCCTCGATGGGCATGATGCTCGAAACCACCTCGACCCGCCTCTGGACGGAGAAGGGCCAGGCCCACTACGGCTCGCCCGACAAAGACCCGGCGCTGCGCCTGCGCGTGATCGAAGACGCGGGGCGCTCGAACGTGCCCTTCACCACGGGCCTCCTGCTCGGCATCGGCGAGAACTACGAGGAGCGGGTCGACGGCATGTTCGCCATCCGTTCCGCCGCACGCCGCCACGGGCACGTGCAGGAAGTCATCATCCAGAACTTCCGCGCGAAGCCGGCCACGGCCATGATGGCGGCCGACGACCTCGAGACCCAGGAGTACGTGGCCGCGGTGGCGGTGACGCGTCTGGTGCTGGGGCCGAAGGCGCGCATCCAGGCTCCGCCGAACCTCACGGATGCGCGCGAGCTGTCGCTGCTCGTGCGCGCCGGCATCGACGACTGGGGCGGCGTCTCACCCCTCACTCCCGACCATGTGAACCCCGAGCGACCGTGGCCGCACATCGACGACCTGGCGCGGCTCACCGCCGACGCGGGCTTCACGCTGCGGGAGCGACTCACCGCCCATCCGCACTTCGTGCGCGCCGAAGAGCCCTGGATCGATCCCCGGGTGCTTCCGCACGTGCGGGCACTGGCGGCCGAAGACGGACTCGCCGTCGAAGGCCGCAACCCGGTCGGTCTGCCGTGGCAGGAGCCGGAGTGGGGCTCGTCGGGATCGGGCCGCACGGAGCTGCACACCGAGATCGACACCGTCGGGCGCACCGGCGACCGCCGCAGTGACTTCGACGACGTCTACGGCGACTGGTCGGAGCTGCGCGAGCACGTGGGAGCGAACCCCGGCAACAGCACGCGCGCATCCGGAGATCCGGCGGTGCGCTCGGCGCTGCTGCGGGCATCCGTCGACCCCGCCGGACTCTCGGATGCCGACTACCTCACGCTGCTCGGCGCCGACGGCCCCGACCTCGAGGCGCTCGCCGCCCTCGCCGACGAGGTGCGGCGCGCCACCGTCGGCGACGAGGTCGGCTACGTCGTGAACCGCAACATCAACTTCACGAACGTCTGCTACACCGGATGCCGCTTCTGCGCCTTCGCTCAGCGACGCAACGATGCGGATGCCTACACGCTGTCGATGGAACAGGTCGGCGACCGCGTCGACGAGGCCTGGTCGATCGGGGCCACCGAGATCTGCATGCAGGGCGGCATCCATCCCGACCTGCCGGGCACGGCCTACTTCGACCTCGCGCGCACGGTGAAGGCGCGGCAGCCCGACATCCACCTGCACGCGTTCTCGCCGATGGAGATCGTGAACGGGGCCGCCCGCACAGGGCTGTCGTTCCGCGACTTCCTGCTCGAGGCGAAGGCCGCCGGGCTCGACACCATTCCGGGCACGGCCGCCGAGATCCTCGACGACGACGTGCGGTGGGTGCTCACGAAGGGCAAGCTGCCGGCCGCGCAGTGGATCGAGATCGTCACCGCGGCGCACCAGGTGGGGCTGCGGTCGTCGTCGACCATGATGTACGGGCACGTCGACAACCCGACGCATTGGGTGGGGCACCTGCGCACGCTGTCGCGCCTCCAGGACGAGACCGGCGGGTTCACGGAGTTCGTGCTGCTGCCGTTCATCCACATGAACTCCCCCGTCTACCTCGCGGGCGTTGCCCGGCCGGGGCCGACCGTGCAGGAGAACCGGGCCATCCACGCGGTGTCGCGACTCATGCTGCACGGGCGCATCGACCACGTGCAGACCTCCTGGGTGAAGCTCGGCAACGGCGGAACCCAGCAGATGC
- the guaD gene encoding guanine deaminase, which yields MAETAIRGTFLDFVDDPWKHVGREDESVRFHSDGLLVIDDGTITDFGPYAEVAPRHPGVSVTEITDRIILPGFIDGHIHLPQTRVLGAYGEQLLPWLQKWVFPEEHKYADRAYAEEGTKHFFDNLLASGTTTAQTFTTGNLTCNEVFFEEAARRNMRMIGGLTGIDRHVPDYFANTPEQFYDDSKTLIEKHHGVGRSLYAITPRFGFGASNELLAACRRLKQEYPELWINTHISENPAEIHGVLALHDDCHDYLGVYEKYDLVGPKFTGGHGVWLSNDEFRRISESGAAVSFCPSSNLYLGSGLFRLGRATDPEHRVLLNFGTDMGGGNRFSLLNSLEDAYKVGMLNNTLLDGSVIPSEQDLAESERNKLSPFRAFYSLTKGAAESLYIDHLVGSFDIGKEADFVVLDWNAGPPATAWHQSMLHDGGELTLEAASDLLFGIMMVSDERAVDETWVMGERAYKKA from the coding sequence TTGGCTGAGACAGCAATCCGTGGCACCTTCTTGGATTTCGTCGATGACCCGTGGAAACACGTCGGTCGCGAAGACGAGTCGGTGCGGTTCCACTCCGACGGGTTGCTCGTCATCGACGACGGCACGATCACCGACTTCGGGCCGTACGCCGAGGTCGCGCCGCGGCATCCGGGAGTCTCCGTCACCGAGATCACCGACCGCATCATCCTGCCCGGCTTCATCGACGGCCACATCCACCTGCCGCAGACCCGGGTGCTCGGCGCCTACGGTGAGCAGCTGCTGCCCTGGTTGCAGAAGTGGGTGTTCCCCGAGGAACACAAATACGCCGACCGCGCCTACGCCGAAGAGGGCACGAAGCACTTCTTCGACAACCTGCTCGCCTCGGGCACCACGACCGCGCAGACCTTCACCACCGGCAACCTCACCTGCAACGAGGTGTTCTTCGAGGAGGCCGCGCGTCGCAACATGCGGATGATCGGCGGGCTCACCGGCATCGACCGGCACGTTCCCGACTACTTCGCCAACACGCCCGAGCAGTTCTACGACGACTCGAAGACGCTGATCGAGAAGCACCACGGGGTGGGCCGCAGCCTCTACGCCATCACGCCGCGCTTCGGCTTCGGCGCCTCGAACGAGCTGCTGGCCGCGTGCCGGCGGCTCAAGCAGGAGTATCCGGAGCTGTGGATCAACACCCACATCTCCGAGAACCCCGCCGAGATCCACGGCGTGCTGGCGCTGCACGACGACTGCCACGACTACCTCGGCGTCTACGAGAAGTACGACCTGGTGGGCCCGAAGTTCACGGGCGGTCATGGCGTGTGGCTCTCGAACGACGAGTTCCGCCGCATCTCGGAGTCGGGCGCCGCGGTCTCGTTCTGCCCCTCGTCGAACCTCTACCTCGGCAGCGGACTGTTCCGCCTGGGTCGCGCGACCGATCCCGAGCACCGCGTGCTGCTGAACTTCGGCACCGACATGGGCGGCGGAAACCGCTTCAGTCTGCTCAACTCGCTCGAAGACGCCTACAAGGTCGGGATGCTCAACAACACCCTCCTCGACGGCTCGGTCATTCCGAGCGAACAGGATCTCGCGGAGTCGGAGCGCAACAAGCTGTCGCCGTTCCGCGCCTTCTATTCGCTCACGAAGGGCGCCGCCGAGTCGCTCTACATCGACCACCTGGTGGGCAGCTTCGACATCGGCAAGGAAGCCGACTTCGTGGTGCTGGACTGGAACGCGGGCCCGCCCGCGACCGCCTGGCACCAGAGCATGCTGCACGACGGCGGGGAGCTCACGCTCGAGGCGGCATCCGACCTGCTGTTCGGCATCATGATGGTCAGCGACGAGCGGGCCGTCGACGAAACCTGGGTGATGGGCGAGCGCGCGTACAAGAAGGCCTGA
- a CDS encoding VOC family protein, which yields MTSSHGYPAFRQVVLDTEDARSLAEFYHHLLALPYQEGDEPPLEGSPDPLGQDWLVLLGPDGRRLLAFQQVASMPPPTWPEGPRPQMLHLDFSVPDREELARHRDRALLLGATILRDDDADDPEEPIYIFADPSGHPFCIFVAASAGSSA from the coding sequence ATGACCTCATCGCACGGATATCCCGCGTTCCGGCAGGTGGTGCTCGACACGGAGGATGCGCGCTCGCTCGCCGAGTTCTACCACCACCTGTTGGCGTTGCCCTACCAGGAGGGTGACGAACCGCCCCTGGAAGGATCGCCCGATCCGCTCGGGCAGGACTGGCTCGTGCTTCTCGGCCCCGACGGGCGCCGGCTGCTCGCGTTCCAACAGGTGGCGAGCATGCCGCCGCCCACCTGGCCCGAGGGGCCACGGCCGCAGATGCTGCACCTCGACTTCTCGGTGCCCGACCGGGAGGAGTTGGCGCGGCACCGCGACCGGGCTCTGCTGCTCGGAGCGACCATCCTGCGCGATGACGACGCCGACGACCCCGAGGAGCCGATCTACATCTTCGCCGACCCTTCAGGTCACCCCTTCTGCATCTTTGTTGCCGCCTCTGCCGGCTCTTCTGCCTAG
- the cofD gene encoding 2-phospho-L-lactate transferase codes for MKVTVLAGGVGGARFLRGLRTHLRSRYPNGDGGSTAEVTAVVNTGDDMWLTGLRVCPDLDSIMYTLGGANDDERGWGRQGETERVSAELTAYGIGWPWFTLGDLDLGTHIARSSFLRDGLTLTEATARLAERWNPGVRLLPMSDQPVETHVVIDVEGQRKVVHFEEWWVKYRANVPAQRFIQVGVDAAKPTPQVLHAIEGADVILIAPSNPVVSIGTILGVNGVRNALRAARAPIVGVSPIISGAAVRGMADACLTAIGVETTAAAVAKHYGSRSRGGGLLDAWLIDETDAASAPVLEAAGIRTSVVPLWMSDPDTSAQLAADALAAAIR; via the coding sequence GTGAAAGTTACGGTTCTCGCGGGCGGCGTCGGAGGGGCACGGTTCCTGCGGGGGCTGCGCACACACCTGAGGTCGCGGTATCCGAACGGCGACGGCGGCTCGACCGCCGAAGTCACAGCGGTGGTGAACACCGGCGACGACATGTGGCTGACCGGGCTGCGGGTGTGCCCCGACCTCGACTCGATCATGTACACCCTCGGGGGCGCCAACGACGACGAGCGCGGCTGGGGCCGCCAAGGCGAGACCGAACGCGTCAGCGCAGAACTCACCGCCTACGGCATAGGCTGGCCCTGGTTCACCCTGGGCGATCTCGATCTCGGCACGCACATCGCCCGCTCCAGCTTCTTGCGCGACGGCCTCACGCTCACCGAAGCCACCGCCCGCCTCGCCGAACGCTGGAACCCCGGCGTGCGCCTCCTGCCGATGAGCGACCAGCCGGTCGAAACCCACGTGGTCATCGACGTCGAAGGCCAGCGCAAGGTCGTGCACTTCGAGGAATGGTGGGTGAAGTACCGCGCGAACGTGCCGGCGCAACGCTTCATCCAGGTCGGGGTGGATGCGGCGAAGCCCACGCCCCAGGTGCTGCACGCCATCGAGGGCGCCGACGTCATCCTGATCGCACCGTCGAATCCTGTGGTCTCCATCGGCACCATCCTCGGCGTCAACGGCGTGCGGAACGCCCTTCGTGCCGCCCGAGCGCCGATCGTCGGGGTCTCCCCCATCATCTCCGGCGCTGCGGTGCGCGGCATGGCCGACGCCTGCCTCACCGCCATCGGCGTCGAGACCACGGCCGCCGCCGTCGCGAAGCACTACGGATCGAGGTCTCGGGGCGGCGGCTTGCTCGACGCCTGGCTGATCGACGAGACGGATGCGGCGAGCGCCCCCGTTCTCGAAGCGGCCGGCATCCGCACTTCGGTGGTGCCCCTCTGGATGAGCGACCCGGACACCAGCGCGCAGCTCGCCGCCGACGCCCTGGCCGCCGCCATCCGCTGA
- a CDS encoding aminotransferase class I/II-fold pyridoxal phosphate-dependent enzyme — MLDQIVDAVEYRTPEGIAAAISRLIRSGALSAGDRLPTVRDVAATLGVSPATVSNAWQALSGVGLITSRGRAGSYVLQASTPWMPPHFGELAGSHVVARLDLSTGTPDPELLPDLSGALTKLPTRADTASYLSAPVLPDLDLLLRAAWPYPVASLTIVDGALDAISRSLETLVRYGDRVVVENPTFPPFLDLLDHIGVERLAVDLDAEGMLPEQLARALQLNPVAILLQPRAQNPTGLSMTESRMREIARVLRAHEHLGDPVVIEDDHSGEISSAPPLSIGRWLPHRTLHIRSYAKSHGPDLRIAALGGPEALIDRIVARRMLGPGWTSRMLQTILYELLTASSSVTTVHDARRMYQARQRLLSESLVRNGLPHQPSDGINTWIPVVDEKAAIVTLAASGIRVAAGSTFAATAPAPGHPQFLRVTAGRVREEFDQVGALLAGAARAT; from the coding sequence ATGCTCGATCAGATCGTCGATGCGGTGGAATACCGCACGCCGGAGGGCATCGCCGCCGCCATCTCCCGTCTCATCCGATCCGGTGCTCTGAGTGCCGGCGACCGTCTTCCCACCGTACGCGACGTCGCGGCGACGCTCGGAGTCAGCCCGGCCACGGTCAGCAACGCGTGGCAGGCCCTGTCGGGGGTCGGGCTGATCACCTCCCGCGGGCGCGCCGGAAGCTACGTGCTGCAGGCCTCGACGCCCTGGATGCCGCCGCACTTCGGCGAGCTGGCGGGCTCACACGTGGTGGCGCGCCTGGATCTGTCGACCGGCACCCCCGATCCGGAGCTCCTCCCCGACCTCAGCGGAGCCCTCACGAAGCTCCCCACCCGGGCCGACACGGCGAGCTACCTGAGCGCGCCGGTGCTGCCGGATCTCGACCTGCTGCTGCGGGCGGCGTGGCCGTACCCGGTCGCGTCCCTCACCATCGTCGACGGCGCGCTCGACGCCATCTCCCGGTCGCTGGAGACCCTGGTGCGGTACGGCGATCGCGTCGTGGTGGAGAATCCGACCTTCCCGCCCTTCCTCGATCTGCTCGATCACATCGGGGTGGAGCGGCTGGCCGTCGATCTCGACGCCGAAGGGATGCTGCCCGAGCAGCTCGCCCGGGCACTGCAGCTGAATCCGGTCGCCATCCTGCTGCAGCCCCGCGCCCAGAATCCCACCGGCCTGTCGATGACCGAGAGCCGGATGCGCGAAATCGCCCGGGTGCTGCGCGCACACGAGCACCTCGGCGACCCCGTAGTGATCGAAGACGACCACTCGGGCGAGATCTCCAGCGCTCCCCCGCTCAGCATCGGACGCTGGCTTCCCCACCGCACCCTGCACATCCGGAGCTATGCGAAATCGCACGGCCCCGACCTGCGCATCGCGGCTCTCGGCGGCCCGGAGGCGCTCATCGACCGGATCGTGGCGCGCCGGATGCTCGGCCCCGGCTGGACTTCGCGGATGCTGCAGACCATCCTCTACGAGCTGCTGACGGCCAGTTCGTCGGTGACGACGGTGCACGACGCCCGGCGGATGTACCAGGCCCGGCAGCGCCTGCTCTCGGAGTCGCTCGTGCGCAACGGGCTCCCGCATCAGCCCTCCGACGGCATCAACACCTGGATTCCGGTGGTCGACGAGAAGGCGGCGATCGTCACGCTGGCCGCGAGCGGCATCCGGGTGGCCGCCGGCTCGACGTTCGCGGCCACGGCGCCGGCGCCCGGTCACCCCCAGTTCCTGAGGGTGACGGCCGGACGCGTGCGGGAGGAGTTCGACCAGGTCGGCGCGCTCCTGGCCGGTGCTGCCCGCGCCACGTGA
- a CDS encoding nitrilase-related carbon-nitrogen hydrolase: protein MTTVRAAITQTTWTGDKESMLQKHEGFMREAAAEGAQVICFQELFYGPYFGITQDKKYYRYAEPADGPIVQRFAALAKELNMVAILPIYEEEQTGVYYNTAVIVDADGTILGKYRKHHIPHLESFYEKFYFRPGNLGYPVFDTAVGKIGVHICYDRHFPEGWRELGLNGAQMVFNPNASKPGLSNRLWELEGPAAAGANQYFVLVPNRVGKEDNEYGDLAVNFYGTSYVVDPRGNYVGETGSSEHEEILIRDLDLDAIRDTRDDWQFYRDRRPDAYAEIVAP from the coding sequence ATGACGACCGTTCGTGCCGCGATCACCCAGACCACCTGGACCGGCGACAAGGAGTCGATGCTCCAGAAGCACGAGGGCTTCATGCGGGAGGCTGCGGCCGAGGGCGCGCAGGTGATCTGCTTCCAGGAACTGTTCTACGGGCCCTACTTCGGCATCACGCAGGACAAGAAGTACTACCGCTACGCCGAACCGGCCGACGGCCCGATCGTGCAGCGTTTCGCGGCGCTCGCCAAGGAGCTCAACATGGTCGCGATCCTCCCGATCTACGAGGAGGAGCAGACCGGCGTCTACTACAACACCGCCGTCATCGTGGATGCCGACGGAACGATTCTCGGCAAGTACCGCAAGCACCACATCCCGCATCTCGAGTCGTTCTACGAGAAGTTCTACTTCCGCCCTGGCAACCTCGGCTACCCCGTGTTCGACACCGCTGTCGGCAAGATCGGCGTGCACATCTGCTACGACCGGCACTTCCCCGAGGGCTGGCGCGAACTGGGCTTGAACGGCGCCCAGATGGTGTTCAACCCGAACGCGTCGAAGCCTGGCCTCTCGAACCGCCTCTGGGAGCTCGAAGGCCCTGCCGCGGCGGGCGCGAACCAGTACTTCGTGCTCGTGCCCAACCGCGTCGGCAAAGAAGACAACGAGTACGGCGACCTCGCCGTGAACTTCTACGGCACCTCCTACGTCGTCGACCCCCGCGGCAACTACGTGGGCGAGACCGGCTCCAGCGAGCACGAGGAGATCCTCATCCGCGATCTCGACCTCGACGCCATCCGCGACACCCGCGACGACTGGCAGTTCTACCGCGACCGCCGC